A window from Thermoplasmatales archaeon encodes these proteins:
- a CDS encoding transposase: MFFIPNGNKYKENWKNFDVFCTNIEIDESNILSLADLYRRRWNIENFYRDAQENFMIKTKTENPIIRFFFFIFSAILYNLWYFIREFISIIAEKWKDSILDLIKQRKVLCNINCAKRIDEKIIKIF; the protein is encoded by the coding sequence TTGTTCTTCATTCCAAATGGTAACAAATATAAAGAAAATTGGAAAAATTTCGATGTTTTCTGCACAAACATTGAAATTGATGAATCAAATATTCTTAGTCTTGCAGATCTATATAGGAGAAGATGGAACATAGAAAATTTTTATAGAGATGCTCAAGAGAATTTTATGATAAAAACGAAGACAGAGAATCCTATTATAAGGTTTTTCTTTTTCATATTTTCTGCTATCCTTTATAATCTGTGGTACTTTATAAGAGAATTTATTTCTATAATAGCTGAAAAGTGGAAAGATTCTATTCTTGATTTAATAAAGCAAAGAAAAGTTCTATGTAATATTAATTGTGCTAAAAGAATCGATGAAAAAATCATCAAAATTTTTTAA